Proteins from one Ciona intestinalis unplaced genomic scaffold, KH HT001091.1, whole genome shotgun sequence genomic window:
- the LOC100182937 gene encoding tubulin polymerization-promoting protein family member 3-like: MGDKELEAAYKKFMVMGNSKATKMTGKNFAKCLKDCKVLGPKESTNSVDIIFSTLKPNSEKTIDFKQFKVGLEKVAAEKKINKEDVFNKVINGGGPVMVGVTKTSKSGGVEKMTDTSQYTGSHKERFGADGKGKGLDGRVDKVDASGYVGNYKGDGTYDQKVSK, translated from the exons CAAAGAATTGGAAGCCGCATACAAGAAGTTTATGGTAATGGGAAATTCAAAAGCAACGAAAATGACTGGAAAAAACTTCGCAAAG TGTCTGAAAGATTGCAAAGTTCTTGGTCCAAAGGAAAGCACGAATTCAGTGGACATTATATTTTCAACACTTAA ACCAAACAGTGAAAAGACAATTGATTTCAAACAGTTCAAGGTCGGGCTTGAAAAAGTCGCCGCTGAGAAAAAGATTAACAAAGAGGATGTTTTCAACAAAGTGATTAACGGGGGTGGCCCTGTTATGGTTGGTGTAACG AAAACTTCGAAGAGCGGCGGCGTTGAAAAGATGACAGACACGTCACAATACACTGGAAGTCATAAGGAGAGGTTCGGGGCAGATGGCAAAGGAAAAG GTTTGGATGGCAGAGTCGATAAGGTTGATGCTTCAGGTTATGTTGGAAATTATAAAGGAGATGGAACTTATGATCAGAAAGTctcaaaataa